Within the Herbaspirillum sp. RTI4 genome, the region GGTCATAGCCACCGGCTCCTATCCCTTCGTGCCGCCGCTGCCGGGCAAGGATCGCAAGGACTGCTTCGTTTATCGCACTATCGAAGACCTGGAAGCCATGCTCGAATGCGGCAAGCGTTCCAAAACTGGCGTGGTCATCGGCGGCGGTTTGCTCGGTCTGGAATGCGCCAAGGCTTTGCGCGACATGCAACTGGAAACGCACGTTGTCGAGTTTTCCCCACGCTTGATGGCGGTGCAGGTCGATGAAGGTGGCGGTCGCGTGCTGCGCAAGAAAATCGAAGAGCTGGGCGTGACTGCGCATACGCAAAAAAATACGCTGGAAATTGTTGATGGCGAAAACGGTACGCATCGTATGAACTTTGCCGACGGCAGTCATCTCGATACCGACATGATTGTTTTTTCCGCTGGTATCCGTCCTCGCGACGAATTGGCGCGCGTCAGCGGACTGAGCGTCGGCGAGCGTGGCGGCATCACGATCGATAACCGCTGCCTGACTTCCGACGCCGACATCTACGCCATCGGCGAATGCGCCTTGTGGAACGGCAAGACCTTTGGTCTGGTCGCGCCCGGTTACGACATGGCGCGTACCGCAGCGAAACATTTGCTTAATGCCGCCGATGACAGCGCCCAGTTTAATGGCGCTGACATGAGTACCAAACTCAAGCTGATGGGCGTGGATGTGGCCAGTATCGGCGATCCGCATGGCGTTGCGGAAGGCTGTCTGTCGTATCAGTTCACCGATGAGCGCAAACAGATTTACAAAAAAATCGTGGTGTCTGGTTGTGGAAAATATTTGCTCGGCGCAGTGATGGTGGGTGACGCCAGCGAATACGGCACGCTGCTACAAATGATGCTGAACCGTATCGAGTTGCCGGCTGCGCCTGAATTTCTGATCTTGCCGCAAGCTGATGGCAATGCCAGACCGGGCCTGGGCGTGGATGCTTTGCCTGATGTGGCGCAAATTTGTTCCTGCAATAACGTGAGCAAGGGCGCGATATGTGCCGCCGTCAGCGGCGGCGCGACTTCCATCGGCGCACTCAAAACCTGTACCGGCGCGGGGACTTCCTGCGGTGGCTGTGTGCCGCTGGTGACGCAAATCATGAAGGCAGAAATGAAAAAGCAGGGCATGGCGGTCAATAACCATGTCTGCGAACACTTTCCCTATTCGCGTCAGGAGTTGTATCACCTGGTGCGGGTGGAGCAGATCAAGACCTTTGGTGAATTGCTGAGCAAACACGGCAAGGGCCTCGGCTGCATCGTGTGCAAACCGGTGGCGGCGAGCATCCTGGCTTCTTGCTGGAATGATTTCGTGCTCAAGAAAGAGCATGCCAGCTTGCAGGATTCCAACGATTATTTTTTGGGCAACATTCAAAAGGATGGCACTTACTCGGTCGTGCCGCGCATGGCGGGTGGGGAAGTGACTGCGGATGGTTTGATCGCCGTCGGGCAAGTGGCCAAGAAATATGGTCTCTACACCAAGATTACTGGCGGTCAGCGGGTTGATCTGTTCGGTGCGCGTGTGGAGCAGTTGCCGCTGATCTGGGAAGAACTGATCGCGGCCGGATTTGAAACCGGCCATGCCTACGGCAAATCTTTACGCACCGTCAAATCCTGCGTCGGTTCGAGCTGGTGCCGTTATGGCGTCGATGACAGTGTCGGTCTGGCGATTGAGTTGGAGAATCGTTACAAAGGTTTGCGCACGCCGCACAAGATCAAATTTGGCGTGTCCGGTTGCACCCGTGAATGTGCGGAAGCGCAAAGCAAGGATATCGGAATTATCGCGACGGAAAAGGGCTGGAACCTGTATGTCTGCGGCAATGGCGGCATGAAGCCGCGCCATGCAGAATTGATGGCATCCGATCTGGACAAGGCCACGCTGGTGCAATACATCGACCGCTTCCTGATGTTTTATGTCCGTACGGCAGACCGTCTGCAACGCACCAGCGTCTGGCGCGACAATCTGGAAGGCGGGCTGGAGTATCTGCAGCAAGTGGTGCTGGAAGACAAACTCGGCATTGCCGCCGAGCTGGAAGCGGAAATGCAACTGGTGGTCGATGCCTACGAATGCGAATGGAAAAAGGCCGTCAACGATCCTGAAACCCGCAAGCGCTTCCGTCATTTCGTCAACAGCGATAGCGCTGACAGCAATGTGGTCTTCATGCAGGAGCGCGGGCAAATACGTCCTGCCACGCTGGAAGAGCGCAAGCAAATTCCGATTGCGATTCCGGTCGTGAGCATCGCCTAACCAACAAACTCGCTCTATCAAAGGACCTATCATGCCTGGCACTCAACAGGAAATACGCTGGATTCCGATCTGCAAGACGGACGATATCGTTCCCAATACCGGGGTCTGTGCGCTGGTCTTTGATGAACAGATTGCGGTATTCCATGTGCATGACGGCAGCGACCGTTTCTTTGCGATTCACAATTTTGATCCGAACGCGAATGCGGCGGTGCTGTCGCGTGGTCTGGTCGGTAATCTGGGCGAACGCATTGTGGTGGCCTCGCCGCTCTACAAGCATCATTTCGATCTGCAAACCGGTGAGTGCCTGGAAGTGCCTGAGCATTCGGTGAGCGTCTATCCGACGCGTATTGATCAGGGCATGGTCTGGGTCGGCGCATGAATCCGCCGCTTCCGCGTCGACAATCCTTGGTCGTAGTCGGCAATGGCATGGCCGGTATGCGGACGGTGGAAGAAACGATGAAGCTGTCACCGCTGATGTACGACATCACGGTGTTCGGCGCGGAGCCACACGGTAATTACAATCGTATCCTGTTGTCGCCGGTGCTGGCCGGCGAGAAAAAACTGGAAGACATCATGCTGCATACGCGCCAGTGGTATGTGGATAATGACATCACTTTGTACGCGGGCGATCCGGTAGTGTTTATTGATCGCAAGCGGCGTTACGTGCGTTCGCGCAGCGGAGTGGAAGTGTTTTACGACCGGCTGCTGCTGGCGACCGGTTCGACGCCGTTCATCATTCCGGTACCGGGACATCAGCTGCCGGGCGTGATTGCCTTCCGCGATATTGCCGATGTGGAAACCATGCTGACTGCGGCGCGTAATCACCGGCATGCGGTGGTGATCGGTGGCGGTTTGCTGGGACTGGAAGCGGCTAATGGCTTGTTGCGTCAGGGCATGGACGTGACGGTAGTGCATGTGGGCGATAACTTGATGGATAGACAGCTCGATAAACCGGCGGCAGATTTATTGAGGAAGGCACTGGAGACAAAAGGACTGCGCGTGCTGGTGGCAACGCATACCAGCGAGATCGTCGGACGCAATGCCGTGACGGCGGTGCGGTTTGCCGATGGCAGCGAGATTCCTGCTGATCTGGTGGTGATGACTGCGGGCGTTCGTCCCAATATTGCGTTGGCACAGCAGGCGGGTTTGCATTGCGAACGGGCGATTGTGGTCGACGATACCTTGCAAACCTACGATCCGCGAATTTATGCGGTGGGGGAATGCGTGCAGCATCGTCAGGCGACTTTCGGTCTGGTCGCACCGATCTGGGAGCAGGCACGCGTGTGCGGCGCGCATCTGGCAGGTACCGGGCATCGACGTTATGCGCAGCAAGCAACGGCAACCAAACTGAAAGTGACCGGGGTCGATCTGTATTCGGCGGGCGATTTTATCGGCAGCAGCGGCACGGAAGATCTGGTCTTGCGCGATCCGCGTCGCGGCATCTACAAACGCCTGGTGGTCAGAGATAATCAGGTCGTTGGCGCGGTGCTGTACGGCGATGTGAAAGACGGTCCCTGGTATTTTGAGCTGATTCAAAAGAAAATCGATATTTCCTCGTGGCGTCATCATTTGCTGTTTGGCGAAGCGCTGTGTACATCAACTGCCTGAGGAGGACTCTCTCTTGAAACTTGCCGCGCCTCTGTTTTCTCCTGTTAGTACGTTAACCACTTGCCCGTACTGCGGCGTTGGCTGCGGTGTGCGCGCCACCGTTCTGGAGGACGGTAAAGTGGGTATCGAAGGCGATGTCAGTCATCCCGCCAATGCCGGTCGGCTGTGCGTGAAAGGTTCTGCGCTCAATGAAACGGTGGATCTCGATGGTCGTCTGCTTTATCCGCAGATGCGTGTGGGCGGCGTCATGCAGCGTACTGGCTGGGATTTTGCGCTCGATACGGTGGCGTCGGGACTCAAGGAAATTATTGCGCAACATGGCCCGGATGCCGTGGCGCTGTATGTCTCCGGTCAGTTGCTGACCGAGGATTACTACATCGCCAACAAGCTGATGAAGGGCTATGTCGGCAGCGCCAATATTGATACCAATTCACGGCTGTGCATGTCTTCGGCTGTGGCAGGGCATAAGCGGGCCTTCGGCGAAGATCTGGTGCCGGTCAGTTACGACGATCTGGAACTGGCCGACATGATCGTGCTGGTCGGTTCCAATACCGCCTGGTGCCATCCGATTCTGTTTCAGCGCATCGTGCAGATGCGCAAGACGCGGCCGGAAGTCAAACTGGTGGTGATTGATCCGCGCCGCACCGCGACCTGTGAACTGGCCGATCTGCATCTGCCGGTCAAGTCGGGTACCGATGTCTGGCTGTTCAATGGCTTGCTCAGTTATCTGGCGCGTCACGGTGCGGCTGACAAGGGGTTTATCGCGCAGCACACCAACGGGTTTGATGCGGCATTGGCCGCGGCGGAGATCGATTGCGCCGACACCGCCGCCGTCGCCAGAATCTGCCAGATTGCCGAAGCGGATTTGCTCGATTTTTACCAGCAGTTCTGCGCGACGCAGAAGGTGATTACGGCCTTCTCGCAGGGGGTTAATCAGTCGTCGTCGGGCACGGACAAAGTCAACAGCATCATCAATTGCCATTTGTTGACGGGTCGTATCGGTGCGGCTGGCATGGGGCCATTTTCGATTACCGGGCAACCGAATGCGATGGGTGGGCGCGAAGTGGGCGGACTGGCCAATATGCTGGCTGCGCACATGGAGCTGGATAACGCGGGTCATCGTGAGACGGTGCAGACCTTTTGGGAATCGCCTGCGATGGCAGATCGCGCCGGATTGAAGGCGATTGATCTGTTTCAGGCGATTGAGGCCGGGCGCGTCAAGGCGGTGTGGATTATTGCCACCAATCCCCTGGTCAGTTTGCCGGATGCCTATCAGGTGCGGCGGGCGCTGGAAAAATGTGAGCTGGTGGTGGTGTCCGATATCATCGAACGCACTGATACCAATGCTTTTGCGCATGTGCTGTTGCCTGCGCTCGGCTGGGGTGAAAAGGATGGCACGGTCACGAATTCGGAGCGTCGCATTTCGCGGCAACGCGCGTTTTTACCTGCACCGGGCGAGGCGAGGGCGGACTGGCAGATTCTTTGTCAGGTGGCACAGCGCATGGGGTTTCGTGGTTTTGAGTTCGATGCGGTGCATCAGGTTTTTGATGAACATGCGCGCTTGAGTGCGTTTCGTAATGGTGATGCTGAAGGGAATGACGCTGGGGTACCTACGTATCCGCGTGTGTTTAATCTCGGTGGTCTGAGTGGATTGGATCAGCAGCAATTCGACGCCTTGCCACCGATTCAGTGGCCGGTGTTGAGTGCGGCATCCGGCCTCGTCAGCGGTACGCCGCGTTTGTTTGGCGATCAGCGCTTTGCACATGCAGACGGGAGAGCGCGTTTTATCGCGACGCCGCCGCGTGCGCCGGGGCATCTTCCGGACACAGCGCATCCGCTC harbors:
- a CDS encoding molybdopterin-dependent oxidoreductase codes for the protein MKLAAPLFSPVSTLTTCPYCGVGCGVRATVLEDGKVGIEGDVSHPANAGRLCVKGSALNETVDLDGRLLYPQMRVGGVMQRTGWDFALDTVASGLKEIIAQHGPDAVALYVSGQLLTEDYYIANKLMKGYVGSANIDTNSRLCMSSAVAGHKRAFGEDLVPVSYDDLELADMIVLVGSNTAWCHPILFQRIVQMRKTRPEVKLVVIDPRRTATCELADLHLPVKSGTDVWLFNGLLSYLARHGAADKGFIAQHTNGFDAALAAAEIDCADTAAVARICQIAEADLLDFYQQFCATQKVITAFSQGVNQSSSGTDKVNSIINCHLLTGRIGAAGMGPFSITGQPNAMGGREVGGLANMLAAHMELDNAGHRETVQTFWESPAMADRAGLKAIDLFQAIEAGRVKAVWIIATNPLVSLPDAYQVRRALEKCELVVVSDIIERTDTNAFAHVLLPALGWGEKDGTVTNSERRISRQRAFLPAPGEARADWQILCQVAQRMGFRGFEFDAVHQVFDEHARLSAFRNGDAEGNDAGVPTYPRVFNLGGLSGLDQQQFDALPPIQWPVLSAASGLVSGTPRLFGDQRFAHADGRARFIATPPRAPGHLPDTAHPLILNTGRVRDQWHTMTRTGKSPKLADHVPESFVDMHPQDALLYGVREGGLARVSSQWGEIVVRVQHGGGIARGNVFVPIHWNNQSASDARVGALVNPVQDPVSGQPEFKHTPVRVEDFPVSWHGFVLSRRTINLDGVTHWTRIQGREFVRYELAGRNVMQDQGQWVRDLLDITDPDADWLEYADTTAGVYRAAHLVDDRIDTCVFLSPRPDLPSRAWLAGLFAKELLEDVDRVGLLLGQPIEKGIDVGPTICSCFGVGRNTICDVIREKKLTTVTQVTACVKAGGNCGSCVPEIKKLLVSTLELALETTS
- the nirD gene encoding nitrite reductase small subunit NirD — encoded protein: MPGTQQEIRWIPICKTDDIVPNTGVCALVFDEQIAVFHVHDGSDRFFAIHNFDPNANAAVLSRGLVGNLGERIVVASPLYKHHFDLQTGECLEVPEHSVSVYPTRIDQGMVWVGA
- the nirB gene encoding nitrite reductase large subunit NirB, which encodes MKIILIGHGMVGQKFLESLADSKAPDLQVTVLCEEPRPAYDRVHLSEFFSGKSAEDLSLVPAGFFERNNVLLKLNAKADLIDCAAKTVTVSTGEILAYDKLVIATGSYPFVPPLPGKDRKDCFVYRTIEDLEAMLECGKRSKTGVVIGGGLLGLECAKALRDMQLETHVVEFSPRLMAVQVDEGGGRVLRKKIEELGVTAHTQKNTLEIVDGENGTHRMNFADGSHLDTDMIVFSAGIRPRDELARVSGLSVGERGGITIDNRCLTSDADIYAIGECALWNGKTFGLVAPGYDMARTAAKHLLNAADDSAQFNGADMSTKLKLMGVDVASIGDPHGVAEGCLSYQFTDERKQIYKKIVVSGCGKYLLGAVMVGDASEYGTLLQMMLNRIELPAAPEFLILPQADGNARPGLGVDALPDVAQICSCNNVSKGAICAAVSGGATSIGALKTCTGAGTSCGGCVPLVTQIMKAEMKKQGMAVNNHVCEHFPYSRQELYHLVRVEQIKTFGELLSKHGKGLGCIVCKPVAASILASCWNDFVLKKEHASLQDSNDYFLGNIQKDGTYSVVPRMAGGEVTADGLIAVGQVAKKYGLYTKITGGQRVDLFGARVEQLPLIWEELIAAGFETGHAYGKSLRTVKSCVGSSWCRYGVDDSVGLAIELENRYKGLRTPHKIKFGVSGCTRECAEAQSKDIGIIATEKGWNLYVCGNGGMKPRHAELMASDLDKATLVQYIDRFLMFYVRTADRLQRTSVWRDNLEGGLEYLQQVVLEDKLGIAAELEAEMQLVVDAYECEWKKAVNDPETRKRFRHFVNSDSADSNVVFMQERGQIRPATLEERKQIPIAIPVVSIA
- a CDS encoding NAD(P)/FAD-dependent oxidoreductase; translated protein: MNPPLPRRQSLVVVGNGMAGMRTVEETMKLSPLMYDITVFGAEPHGNYNRILLSPVLAGEKKLEDIMLHTRQWYVDNDITLYAGDPVVFIDRKRRYVRSRSGVEVFYDRLLLATGSTPFIIPVPGHQLPGVIAFRDIADVETMLTAARNHRHAVVIGGGLLGLEAANGLLRQGMDVTVVHVGDNLMDRQLDKPAADLLRKALETKGLRVLVATHTSEIVGRNAVTAVRFADGSEIPADLVVMTAGVRPNIALAQQAGLHCERAIVVDDTLQTYDPRIYAVGECVQHRQATFGLVAPIWEQARVCGAHLAGTGHRRYAQQATATKLKVTGVDLYSAGDFIGSSGTEDLVLRDPRRGIYKRLVVRDNQVVGAVLYGDVKDGPWYFELIQKKIDISSWRHHLLFGEALCTSTA